In Pueribacillus theae, a genomic segment contains:
- a CDS encoding enoyl-CoA hydratase/isomerase family protein — protein sequence MGSTILKEVKDHIQIIILNRPEKKNAFNREMIEAWVKSLQEAQEDDNVHVVVVTGAGDAFCSGGDVGGMTPNQTPLDNKNKLWKNIHRVPLTLKTMDKPVIAAINGPAVGAGLDMALMADIRFMVDSTKVSEGYVKVGLVPGDGGAYFLPKIVGEAKAYELLWTGKFISADEALRLGLVNHVYPQEEFMEKTLEFAKQIAYGPQIAMRMMKRAVQQSRNMELEHALDLISSHYAIIKETEDHKEGVSAFLNKRKPNFKGR from the coding sequence ATGGGTTCTACTATTTTAAAAGAAGTTAAGGATCATATCCAAATTATAATTTTAAATCGACCAGAAAAGAAGAATGCCTTTAATCGTGAAATGATTGAAGCCTGGGTTAAATCTTTGCAAGAAGCTCAGGAAGATGACAATGTTCATGTTGTAGTGGTTACGGGAGCAGGAGATGCATTTTGTTCAGGTGGGGACGTAGGTGGAATGACTCCTAATCAAACACCTTTGGACAATAAAAACAAGCTGTGGAAAAATATCCACCGCGTTCCGCTTACCTTAAAAACGATGGATAAACCAGTTATTGCAGCTATTAACGGCCCTGCAGTCGGTGCGGGATTAGACATGGCACTTATGGCTGATATCCGGTTCATGGTGGATTCAACTAAAGTGAGCGAAGGCTACGTTAAAGTTGGTTTGGTACCGGGGGATGGAGGTGCTTATTTTTTACCAAAAATTGTTGGCGAAGCCAAGGCATACGAACTTCTATGGACAGGTAAATTCATTTCTGCAGATGAGGCATTACGATTAGGATTAGTAAATCATGTCTACCCTCAAGAAGAATTTATGGAAAAAACGTTAGAGTTTGCCAAGCAGATTGCATATGGACCCCAAATCGCGATGCGGATGATGAAGAGGGCAGTTCAACAATCTAGAAATATGGAATTGGAACATGCATTGGATCTTATATCTTCCCACTATGCCATTATAAAAGAAACAGAAGATCATAAAGAAGGAGTTTCTGCTTTTTTGAATAAAAGGAAACCGAATTTCAAAGGAAGGTAA
- a CDS encoding enoyl-CoA hydratase/isomerase family protein, translating to MNSIIYEKKHKISYLYLNRPEKRNAIDSEMSDLFLEYLLEFKKDSESRVLIITGTGEKAFCSGRDLKESPDKRKPLRGRLFEGIIQTWKPVISAINGAAVGGGCEIALSCDIRLASANSIIGLPEAKRGMGATFGSTILPKLISPSIAAKLLYTGKLINANEALRIGLIDEVLSNNDELLKRASEIANEICECAPLSIQRMKETIWKTMGMSLFQALQLDIGPNVYVSEDRIEGAKAFLEKRTPNWKGS from the coding sequence ATGAATTCAATTATCTATGAAAAGAAACATAAAATCTCCTATTTATATTTAAATCGACCAGAAAAAAGAAATGCAATTGATTCTGAAATGTCAGATCTATTTTTGGAATATCTCCTGGAGTTTAAGAAAGATAGTGAGTCAAGAGTATTAATAATCACCGGCACCGGAGAGAAAGCCTTTTGTAGTGGAAGGGATCTAAAGGAATCTCCAGATAAAAGAAAACCATTAAGAGGACGCTTGTTTGAAGGTATCATCCAGACATGGAAGCCAGTAATCAGTGCAATAAATGGTGCTGCAGTTGGAGGGGGCTGTGAAATTGCTCTCTCATGTGATATCCGTCTTGCCAGCGCGAATAGTATCATTGGTTTGCCTGAAGCAAAAAGAGGAATGGGTGCAACTTTTGGGTCTACGATTTTACCGAAATTAATTTCACCTAGTATTGCGGCTAAGTTACTTTATACAGGTAAATTAATTAATGCAAATGAAGCTCTAAGGATTGGGTTAATTGATGAAGTATTATCTAACAATGATGAATTGCTAAAGCGTGCGTCTGAAATTGCAAATGAAATTTGTGAATGCGCTCCTCTTTCTATTCAGCGTATGAAGGAAACAATCTGGAAAACAATGGGGATGTCACTATTTCAAGCATTGCAACTTGATATTGGTCCAAATGTATATGTTAGTGAGGACCGAATTGAAGGTGCAAAAGCTTTCCTTGAGAAAAGAACGCCAAATTGGAAGGGAAGTTAA
- a CDS encoding MmgE/PrpD family protein: MGFTEGLINYAMDVNQKPLNDQIIEQFEKSFLDYLAVVYTGSKTKTGKRVFNYFNKLGGSDSQALGFDKKLTHVNAAFVNGTSAHSLDFDDGFTKGSVHINSVIFPAVMACVEKYEKTGEDLIRAVLVGYEVAIKIASTIHPYSREKGFHNTPVAGVFGAAAAVTVLLGGKHQEMTSAFGNALSFAGGTFAFLGSGSEVKRIHPGIAARDGIIAAELALEGLQGPANIFERKDGLFDVFSETPIQDFSKDLELFNIYIKPYPACRHLHVVIEALKEFKKNHRNFDIKEIKKMRIGVHKVASYHNHKVINTLIDAQMSIPYAAAVSLIDDDVIIKSFDVDREDRENINHLMNLIDVTEDSDCELLYPKTRKTNIKITMENGEEHEFSYDKKVGEPPNPMTMKDVIKKFSTNCKDIIGEKEMENWIQKVLSIKGNLLKKIF; this comes from the coding sequence ATGGGTTTTACCGAGGGTTTAATTAATTATGCGATGGATGTTAATCAAAAACCATTGAATGATCAGATTATCGAACAATTCGAGAAATCATTTCTTGATTATTTGGCTGTAGTATACACTGGTTCGAAAACAAAGACTGGAAAACGTGTTTTTAATTATTTCAATAAATTAGGGGGGAGTGACTCACAGGCACTTGGATTTGATAAAAAACTAACACATGTCAATGCTGCCTTTGTTAATGGAACAAGTGCTCATAGCCTTGACTTTGATGATGGGTTTACGAAAGGTTCCGTTCATATTAATAGTGTCATTTTTCCAGCTGTAATGGCTTGTGTTGAAAAATACGAAAAAACTGGTGAGGATCTTATTAGGGCAGTTCTTGTCGGTTATGAAGTTGCCATAAAAATTGCCTCGACAATTCACCCTTATTCACGCGAAAAGGGGTTCCATAATACACCTGTAGCCGGTGTATTTGGTGCAGCCGCGGCAGTCACTGTTTTATTAGGTGGTAAACATCAAGAGATGACTTCCGCGTTTGGAAATGCTCTTAGTTTTGCTGGTGGTACATTCGCATTTCTTGGAAGTGGTTCAGAAGTGAAAAGAATTCACCCAGGTATTGCGGCAAGGGATGGAATTATTGCTGCAGAATTAGCACTAGAAGGTCTTCAAGGTCCTGCAAATATTTTTGAAAGAAAAGATGGATTATTTGATGTTTTCTCAGAAACACCTATACAAGATTTTTCAAAGGATTTAGAGTTATTTAATATTTATATTAAACCTTATCCTGCTTGTAGACACCTTCATGTAGTAATTGAAGCTTTGAAAGAATTTAAAAAGAATCACAGGAATTTCGATATAAAAGAAATCAAAAAAATGAGAATTGGTGTTCATAAAGTTGCCTCCTATCATAATCATAAAGTTATAAATACTTTGATCGATGCGCAGATGAGTATTCCGTATGCGGCTGCTGTTTCGCTGATAGATGATGATGTCATTATAAAAAGTTTCGATGTTGATAGAGAGGATCGGGAGAACATCAATCACCTAATGAATTTAATTGATGTAACTGAAGATTCCGATTGTGAACTATTATATCCAAAGACTAGAAAAACGAATATTAAAATTACAATGGAAAACGGCGAAGAGCACGAATTCAGTTATGATAAAAAAGTTGGAGAGCCTCCAAATCCAATGACAATGAAAGATGTAATTAAAAAATTTTCAACCAATTGTAAAGATATTATTGGTGAAAAAGAAATGGAAAATTGGATTCAAAAGGTTTTATCAATTAAGGGTAATTTGTTGAAAAAAATTTTTTAG
- a CDS encoding acyl-CoA dehydrogenase family protein, which produces MGGTGLTEPHSGTDVAAMETTAVRKGNEYIINGSKIWISGISSARWFLTFAVTDKEKGKKGITAFIVDTDSPGFRSALIKNKFRFSFPCWRVNL; this is translated from the coding sequence ATAGGAGGCACTGGTCTAACAGAGCCACATTCAGGAACCGACGTGGCAGCAATGGAAACAACCGCAGTCAGAAAAGGTAATGAATACATTATTAATGGAAGTAAAATTTGGATAAGCGGTATTAGTTCTGCTAGGTGGTTTTTAACGTTCGCAGTTACTGATAAAGAAAAAGGAAAAAAGGGAATTACAGCTTTTATTGTCGATACGGATTCACCTGGTTTTCGATCGGCGCTTATTAAAAATAAGTTTAGATTTAGCTTCCCCTGTTGGCGAGTTAATCTTTGA
- a CDS encoding acyl-CoA dehydrogenase family protein, whose protein sequence is MSIRIHLVFDRRLLKISLDLASPVGELIFEDCRVPIKNRVGNEGEGLRVAMAAVENGRLVVASRALGLAQACLEESVNYAKDRIVLGQAIANYQLVQSKITDMSVGIEAARFLTYRLAWLRDQGVERARKEAGMAKMYAADVAMKSAIDAMQIFGAYSVSDEYPIGRYARNAKVLQIVEGNNDLQRVLIAEYELGIRKEKAKQKV, encoded by the coding sequence TTGTCGATACGGATTCACCTGGTTTTCGATCGGCGCTTATTAAAAATAAGTTTAGATTTAGCTTCCCCTGTTGGCGAGTTAATCTTTGAAGATTGTAGAGTCCCTATTAAAAATAGGGTCGGAAATGAAGGAGAAGGATTAAGAGTTGCGATGGCAGCCGTTGAAAATGGTCGTTTAGTCGTTGCTTCGAGAGCATTGGGTCTAGCACAGGCATGCTTGGAGGAATCTGTAAATTACGCAAAGGATAGAATCGTATTGGGACAAGCGATTGCCAATTATCAACTCGTACAATCTAAAATTACTGACATGTCTGTAGGAATTGAAGCGGCAAGGTTTTTAACATATCGATTGGCTTGGCTTAGAGATCAAGGTGTAGAAAGGGCTAGAAAAGAAGCTGGTATGGCGAAAATGTATGCTGCCGATGTGGCAATGAAATCCGCAATTGATGCCATGCAAATTTTCGGTGCGTACAGTGTTTCTGACGAATATCCAATAGGACGATATGCAAGAAATGCAAAAGTTCTTCAAATAGTTGAAGGGAATAATGATTTGCAAAGAGTTCTAATCGCAGAGTATGAGTTAGGGATTCGAAAGGAAAAAGCAAAACAAAAAGTCTAG
- a CDS encoding TAXI family TRAP transporter solute-binding subunit produces MKNFRILSLILTFAFVLILAACGGSIGESTSSNGGEADSGLEGSSDSTSGETQSVVLTTAGTSGTFYAVGAAFTQIVNNNSNVLDVTNQASGGSVENVRLIDNKEVAFAMLGGDSAVDAYNGKREFEGEPRKDELKGLFSMYSQPLNLVALADSGIKSFSDLEGKKVAVGAPGSGSEVKSQITLESLGLPYDSGVKQQYLSFSEAADGMKDGQIDAAFVWAGVPTPAVQDLAAIRDIVVIPFTDEEVEKVNAAQEAIYGETIPGGTYDGVDEDIQTLAVNTQVVAGADVDEEIVYEFVKQIFDHIDDVHAAHNSMKEMTLESAPKNVIELHPGAKKYFEEKGVLSQ; encoded by the coding sequence ATGAAGAATTTTCGAATACTTTCGTTAATTTTGACTTTTGCGTTTGTGTTGATTTTAGCAGCTTGTGGTGGCTCTATTGGAGAAAGTACTTCAAGCAATGGTGGTGAAGCAGATTCAGGATTAGAAGGATCTTCTGACTCGACTTCAGGAGAAACACAGAGTGTTGTTTTAACGACTGCAGGAACTAGCGGTACGTTCTATGCCGTTGGTGCAGCATTTACTCAAATTGTGAATAATAATAGCAATGTGCTTGATGTCACTAACCAGGCTTCAGGCGGATCTGTTGAAAATGTTCGACTTATTGATAATAAGGAAGTAGCGTTTGCAATGCTAGGTGGAGACAGTGCAGTTGATGCTTATAACGGTAAAAGGGAGTTTGAAGGAGAACCTCGAAAAGATGAACTGAAAGGCCTATTTAGTATGTATTCTCAGCCGCTTAATCTTGTTGCCTTGGCTGATTCAGGTATTAAATCCTTTAGTGATCTAGAAGGGAAAAAAGTAGCTGTTGGTGCACCTGGAAGTGGTTCTGAGGTAAAGAGTCAAATTACACTTGAGAGTTTAGGGCTTCCTTATGATTCAGGGGTAAAGCAGCAGTATCTGTCTTTTTCGGAAGCTGCTGACGGTATGAAGGATGGGCAAATTGATGCTGCGTTTGTTTGGGCGGGAGTACCTACGCCGGCTGTTCAAGATTTAGCTGCTATTCGAGACATCGTTGTAATTCCATTTACTGATGAAGAGGTAGAAAAAGTTAATGCTGCACAGGAAGCAATTTATGGAGAAACCATCCCTGGTGGTACCTATGATGGTGTAGATGAAGACATTCAAACGCTTGCAGTAAATACTCAGGTTGTTGCAGGGGCTGATGTAGATGAAGAAATAGTTTATGAATTTGTAAAGCAAATTTTTGATCATATTGATGATGTACATGCTGCCCACAATTCTATGAAAGAAATGACACTTGAATCGGCACCGAAAAATGTGATTGAGCTCCATCCGGGTGCTAAAAAGTATTTTGAGGAAAAAGGCGTTTTAAGCCAATAA
- a CDS encoding TRAP transporter permease: MGKGVQDSKNIMKRLVLFIAIVLSLFQLYTGGFGLLTAMLQRSLHLTLVLILIFLLYPVHFSKKWRWIDFLAILLAIGSCIYIFLTYEDLLFRVGDPNMFDIFFGIVTILLVLEATRRVTGWILATIGALFIFYSYFGAILPGIFHSTNMSTNRFISLMYMSTDGLWGTTLGVAATFVALFIIFGAFLNATGAGKVFIDLAYIVGGRFRGGPAKVAVISSALMGTVSGSPVANVSTTGQFTIPLMKSVGYRPKVAGAIEAVASTGGSIMPPIMGAGAFVMAEMTGIPYAKIIIAAAIPAILYYLSVYFYVDFEAAKENLKGMAKDELPVFKEVFFKGFHLYIGLGMLIYLLVFAKASPMFSAFWSIVAIVVSYVVLYFKQVDWNFLTKALEDGAKGMLLTTVACATAGVVVGVANLTGIGVRLTTLMVNLGESSILLTLVVTMVACIIMGMGLPPTASYILLGVLTAPALIKLGVEPLFAHMFVFYFACLAPITPPVALASYTGAGIAKSDPMETSFTSAKIGLVAFIIPYMFIFGPELLAQGPPLNIIWAFIMATVGVFVLAVGLTGFYRRNLTWYERILAIGTALLLITPELITDIIGFILLGILAVLIYFTRKKEVENLENGEFENSI; this comes from the coding sequence ATGGGAAAAGGTGTACAAGATTCGAAAAATATCATGAAAAGACTTGTCTTATTTATTGCGATAGTGCTTTCTCTTTTTCAACTATATACTGGCGGATTCGGTCTTTTAACGGCAATGTTGCAACGAAGTTTGCACCTTACTTTAGTATTAATTTTAATATTTTTGCTTTATCCTGTTCATTTTTCAAAAAAGTGGCGATGGATTGATTTTCTAGCTATTCTCTTAGCAATTGGATCTTGTATTTATATCTTCCTAACATATGAAGATCTTCTTTTTAGGGTTGGAGATCCTAATATGTTTGATATCTTTTTTGGAATAGTCACAATCCTTTTAGTTTTGGAAGCAACGAGAAGGGTTACTGGATGGATTTTAGCGACAATTGGAGCATTATTTATTTTTTATTCATATTTTGGTGCGATACTTCCGGGAATCTTTCACTCTACTAACATGTCGACGAATCGCTTCATTTCTTTGATGTATATGTCTACGGATGGACTTTGGGGAACAACATTAGGGGTAGCTGCAACCTTTGTAGCACTATTCATCATTTTTGGGGCATTTCTCAATGCAACCGGAGCGGGGAAGGTATTTATTGACTTGGCATACATTGTCGGTGGAAGATTCCGCGGAGGGCCCGCAAAAGTAGCCGTTATATCGAGTGCTTTAATGGGAACAGTTTCTGGTAGTCCTGTGGCAAATGTGTCAACGACCGGGCAATTTACGATTCCATTAATGAAAAGTGTCGGTTATCGACCTAAAGTCGCTGGGGCTATTGAAGCGGTGGCATCTACAGGTGGTTCAATCATGCCCCCAATTATGGGAGCTGGCGCCTTCGTTATGGCAGAAATGACTGGTATTCCATATGCTAAAATTATTATTGCGGCGGCAATACCTGCCATTTTATATTATTTGTCAGTATACTTTTATGTGGATTTTGAAGCTGCTAAAGAGAACCTAAAAGGAATGGCTAAAGATGAACTTCCGGTTTTTAAAGAGGTATTTTTTAAAGGATTTCACCTCTATATTGGTTTGGGGATGTTGATTTATTTATTAGTATTTGCGAAAGCTTCACCAATGTTTTCCGCATTTTGGTCAATTGTTGCAATAGTCGTTTCTTATGTTGTTTTGTATTTTAAACAAGTAGATTGGAATTTTTTAACGAAGGCGCTTGAAGATGGTGCAAAAGGAATGTTATTAACAACTGTTGCATGTGCAACAGCAGGAGTTGTAGTGGGGGTTGCTAATCTGACTGGTATTGGTGTTAGGCTAACGACATTAATGGTTAATTTAGGTGAAAGCTCAATTTTATTAACGCTAGTAGTAACTATGGTGGCTTGTATCATTATGGGGATGGGGTTACCACCTACAGCTTCTTACATTTTGTTGGGTGTTTTAACAGCACCGGCTTTGATTAAACTTGGTGTGGAACCGTTATTTGCACATATGTTTGTGTTTTATTTTGCATGTTTAGCACCTATCACACCACCTGTTGCACTAGCTTCTTATACAGGTGCAGGGATTGCCAAAAGCGATCCTATGGAAACGAGTTTTACATCGGCAAAGATAGGGTTAGTCGCGTTTATTATTCCGTATATGTTTATTTTCGGTCCCGAATTGCTTGCTCAGGGTCCCCCTCTAAATATTATTTGGGCATTTATTATGGCCACGGTTGGTGTGTTTGTTTTGGCGGTAGGTTTAACAGGTTTTTATAGAAGAAATTTAACCTGGTACGAGCGTATTTTGGCAATAGGAACAGCGCTTTTATTAATTACACCAGAATTAATAACAGATATAATAGGATTTATTCTTTTAGGAATTCTAGCGGTATTGATTTATTTTACAAGAAAAAAAGAAGTTGAAAATTTGGAAAATGGAGAATTTGAAAATAGTATCTAA
- a CDS encoding acyl-CoA dehydrogenase family protein, which yields MDFHLTEEQLQVKKWIRSLAKEKFSEKAFTWQKTGKIPWENAQALAEHGLMGMTLAEEDGGQGSSLLDALIVMEELAKVCPHTADMFQVGNFGAIRQLSAFGKPELKKRVLPGILAGKKLISVGMSEPNAGSATTDLKTTAEVRGDKVIINGSKIFNTHGPHNSYYVVWARFGEGVKSSGAVLVESGSPGFTRGKTERHMSGEEHCALYFEDCEVPVENILISENGFRKLFTMFNVERIGNATRAMSLAQAAFDIAVEHAKVREQFGKSLAEFQGIQWKVAEMKVKLDAARLLLYRAASNADKGAPVPVETSIAKFYANTAAFEVAHEAVQILGGYGYSDESPVEYIFRRVRGWMIAGGTLEMLKNNIAKDVFQMKFSQRK from the coding sequence ATGGATTTTCATTTAACAGAGGAACAGTTACAGGTCAAAAAATGGATTCGTTCTTTGGCTAAAGAGAAGTTTTCGGAAAAAGCTTTTACGTGGCAAAAAACAGGTAAAATTCCTTGGGAAAATGCTCAAGCTCTTGCAGAACATGGTTTAATGGGAATGACACTCGCTGAAGAAGATGGGGGACAAGGGAGCAGTTTACTAGATGCCTTAATTGTGATGGAGGAGCTAGCCAAAGTATGTCCGCACACTGCAGACATGTTTCAAGTCGGAAACTTTGGCGCTATACGTCAATTATCTGCTTTTGGGAAACCGGAGTTAAAAAAGAGAGTTTTACCTGGAATATTAGCAGGAAAAAAATTAATTTCTGTCGGTATGTCAGAGCCGAATGCCGGGTCTGCAACAACAGATTTAAAAACGACTGCAGAAGTTCGTGGAGATAAGGTCATTATTAACGGTTCAAAAATATTTAACACACACGGTCCACACAATTCTTACTATGTTGTATGGGCACGTTTTGGTGAAGGAGTCAAATCATCAGGTGCAGTACTTGTGGAAAGTGGCTCGCCAGGATTTACTCGTGGAAAAACAGAAAGACATATGTCAGGGGAGGAACACTGCGCACTTTACTTTGAAGATTGCGAAGTACCTGTTGAAAATATTTTGATTTCGGAAAATGGTTTCCGGAAATTATTTACAATGTTTAATGTAGAACGGATCGGTAATGCGACAAGGGCGATGTCTTTGGCTCAGGCTGCTTTTGATATTGCAGTTGAACATGCAAAAGTTCGAGAGCAGTTTGGAAAATCACTTGCTGAGTTCCAAGGAATTCAGTGGAAAGTGGCTGAAATGAAGGTAAAGCTTGATGCGGCAAGGCTCTTGTTATATCGTGCAGCATCTAATGCAGATAAAGGTGCACCTGTTCCTGTTGAAACTTCGATTGCTAAATTTTATGCAAACACTGCAGCGTTCGAAGTTGCACATGAAGCTGTGCAAATTCTGGGAGGGTATGGCTATTCTGATGAATCTCCAGTAGAGTATATTTTTCGAAGAGTACGTGGTTGGATGATCGCTGGTGGAACA